A window of Sorex araneus isolate mSorAra2 chromosome 3, mSorAra2.pri, whole genome shotgun sequence genomic DNA:
cccgtcccacgtcagggaccctgcttttggggtgctaggaactgagggcaactgaggcttaagtggagaaagcagatgcccaggagggaataatattcgaggccaattaattcccaagttataaaaacataatattgtcttcttgtgtctatacaaaacagacagctttaaagtaaattattcaaaaggcacaagaagaagagaaaggcaatattaacttatataatataaattcagtatcctaggaaggtttgaccttgcaaattagcagagtcagattaagggaaacccgtggattaactgttttggggaagagagcatggagaagtgattatagctaaacaaagggatgggagagattcgggaacaccttgatgggtgagactggggtaagcctaaactccggggaaaaccgggacaagctacttgtggcaagcggggagaggacaaagtaatgtcatcctacacatatTCACTTGCTTTAatgctaaaagttaaaaaaaacactttagtAAATGACTGTTTTATTTGTGGGGAGGTTTCCTAGGTTGGCTGGAAATCTTTGAAATCTTTTAGTCTTCTAAATTTTAGGAGATAAGAAGATCACTATAGTGCATAAAGTTTAAAAACAGTAGGAACAATTTTATGAGCCGTGTCAGTATTTTCTTAGACTAATGTAGTCAAAGAAAACCTGTGTAGTCCTCCTCAGTCTTTCAAatgaaaattcttaattttatgttcCCAGTAATTTGTTCATAGCGTGTTTCATATCTGTGTTCCTTAGACTATAGATCACTGGGTTAATGAGTGGAGTCACTACAGAATAAAACAAAGTGACTATCTTTTGCATTCCAGCATCATGCTCTGATGTAGGGCTCACATACATGACTATCACTGAGccataaaaaagagaaacaactgcCAGATGGGACCCACAGGTGGAAAAAGCTTTTTTCGTCCAGATGCTGAAGGGACCCTCAGTACAGCTTGTAGGACCAAAGCATAGGACCCCATGatgaagagaaagggaataaacaaaagcaaagaacttAAGGTAGAGCTAGTCATCTCTATTATAGGGGCTCTGGTACAGGTGAGTCCTAATAGAGGGCCCGGGTCACAGAGGAAGTGGTCAATGATCCTGGATCCACAGAAGGACATTTGGGAGATGAGGATGATGGGAACCAGGAACCAGAGGAAACCAAATACCCAGCAGCCAATCACAAGATTGGTGCAGAGGCGTCTTGTCATGATGGTCGGGTAGTGCAGAGGCCGGCAGATGGCAAGGTATCGGTCAAATGCCATAATAGCCAGGAAAAAGCATTCTGTAGAACccaaggagaagaaaaagtaaaattggaGAAAGCAGCCAGAGAAGGAGATGACCTTGGTGTCAGAGAGGAAGTTGGCCAACATGTTGGGGACAGTGGAGGTGACATACCAGATCTCCAGGAAGGAGAAGTTGGCAAGCAGGatgtacatgggggtgtggagtcTCTGATCCCAGCGTACAGCGCAGATGATGGCACCATTGCCCATGAGGGTCAGGAGGTAGATGAttaagaaaagcagaaagaggAGGATTTGTCCCTCCTTGGAGCAAGGGAAGCCCAGGAGGATGAACCCAGTGATGGTACTGGAGTTGGAGATTTTCATGTGTCTGTAAACTGTGTCTGTAAACTGTGAAAAGACCAGAAAATACTGAATGATTATTAAATCATTAAACACATGAGGACCCAGACATAGCTATCCCGGAGAATGAACTAAAGGCTTACATATTGCAAAatctactattttttaaaatgtaatttgatGTATTCCCTGAGTTAGTTGTTCATCTGAAAGCATCAGAGATCAGTGAATATCAGttaatagacatttttaaaattgtgaaatgtgtaaataacaaatttaatatGCAAATATGTGCTTGATAAATCATTATATAAAACTCTACAGTAACTACCAATGAggtcaagaaataaaatattatctgcaTATATCTTAGAATTTTCTCCCTCATACATTATCATCTTTCTTTGTGTCTTCCTAATTGCGACATCCTCCATTCATTATTTTAAtcactttcctatttttcttcataattgAATAAGTGTTACGGAGTGTCCGAGAAATGCTGAAGTATTGAACTGATTATTTTAATGGTGATTATTTTAATAGGTGAATGAATAATACGTTTAACCTTTCTTTCACCTTAAATATTTTTCCCTGACATTTTCTATTCTCCCTTAAAGCAGGAAAAAACTCTCTGCATGAAAGGTATCCTTCctacagacagagatagaaagacaccTTTCTTAATAGAGAGACAGATAAGAAACTCAGCAGACAAGTGGACCTTAACACGTTGAATATGTTATGATaactaaaattcaaatatttcccCCCATATGTTCTTCATAAACTTACTACCTCTTTGTCCCAGAGCTATACAAATTGGTTATTTTAGTCATTGAGATGGTTCTTTATTCATACTGACATCTTCATGTGAAAGTAATtcaatttgtggggctggagcaatagtacagtgggtagggagtttgccttgcacgcagccaacccgggttcaattcccagcatcccatatggtcctctgagcaccgccaggagtaattcccaagtgcagagccagaagtaacccctgtacattgccagatgtgacccaaaaaggaaaaataaaaaagaaaaaaaaagaaagcccttaaAAGAGTAATTCAATTTGGCACTTTCTTCCTGTTAATTTGTTTTGTGTCAATTAAATATATTCTAGCTTGAAGGACCTAGAAAagtatatctatttatttaactGAATCACTTTAAGATAAatggttacaaagctgttcatgattgggtttcagcatataatattccaacacccatccctccaccagtgtacatttcccaccaccaatgtctccagtttccctctcacaaCTCCTCcaacctgcttctatggcagacactttccttctcttcctctctctctctgtgtctctcccccctctctttctctgtctcttttctctctctctgattcattatttatCCCTTCATAGAgtatacatttattaaaaatgtatttagatttttttgcAATTTGCATAAATGAAATCATTTGTATGCTTTTGGATAGCTTTCTTTGTTCAAAGAACAAAAGTAAGTTTGTGGAATTTATGGTGCAGTTTGTCTAATACGTCATCTATGGTATTGCATTCTATAATAAACCACTACTTGGTTAACAACCCTACAATGGATAGATATTTTGATTATTTCCAGTTTGGTTTTATCAAACAAAATGCTACAATAAAAATAGCTCATTTCTATTGTATAACATAGTATGTCTGTcttcaacttaattttttattgatataattattatattaatgtatttatttataataaagtagGAAGGATTATGTTAAGTATTGCAGAAAATAATTGACTTTTTGtcttcattatttccttttttttttttttttgctttttgggtcacacccggtgatgcacaggggttactcctggctctgcactcagaaattactcctggcaataacaaacgtccaaggatagctaaaacaattcttgggaaaaagatgatgggaggcatcaccatccccaacctcaaactttactacaaagcagtaacaattaaaacagcatggtactggaacaaaggcagagctgtagaccaatggaacagggtggaatatccctacacacaaccccaaatgtataaccatctaatctttgataagggagcaagagatgtgaagtggagcaaggaaagcctctttaacaaatggtgctggcacaactggacaaccacatgcaaaaaaatgggtttagaccttgacctgacaccatgcacaaaagtcagatcaaaatggattaaagacctcaacattagaccacaaaccataaggtacattgaagacaaggtcggcgaaaccctccacgatattgaagataaaggtatcttcaaaggtgacacggaactaagcaatctagtaaaaacagagatcaacaaatgggactacattaaactaaaaagcttctgcaccgcaagagatacagtgaccagaatacaaagactatccacagaatgggaaaggatatttacacaatacccatcagataaggggttgatatcaatggtatataaagcactggttgaactctacaagaagaaaacatccaaccccatcaaaaaatggggcgaagaaatgaacagaaactttaccaaggaagaaatacgaatggccaaaaggcacatgaaaaagtgctctgcatcactaatcatcagagagatgcagatcaaaacaaccatgagataccacctcacaccacagagactagcacacatccaaaagaacaaaagcaaccgctgttggagaggatgtggggagaaagggacccttcttcactgctggtgggaatgccgactggttcagcccttctggaaaacaatttggacgactctcaaaaaattagatattgaattcccatttgacccagcaataccactgctgggaatatatcccagagaggcaaaaaagtacaatcgaaacaacatctgcacatgtatgttcatcgcagcactgtttacaatagccagaatctggaaaaaacccgaatgccccagaacggatgactggttgagcaaactttggtacatctatacaatggaatactatgcagctgttagaaaaaaggaggtcaagaattttgtagttaagtggatgggcatgaaaagtttcatgctgagtgaaatgagtcagaaagagagagacagacatagaaagattgcactcatctatggtatatagaataacagagtgggagactaacacccaagaactgtagaaataagtaccaggaggttgactccatggcttggaggctggcctcacgttccggggaaaggtcaactcagagaagcgatcaccaactacattgtagtcgaaggccatgtgggggaagggagttgcgggctgaatgagggctagagactgagcacagcggccactcaacacctttattgcaaaccacaacagctaattagagagagagaacagaagggaatgccttgccacagtggcagggtggggtgggggggagatgggattggggagggtgggagggacgctgggtttacgggtggtggagaatgggcactggtgaagggatgggttcccgaactttgtatgagggaagtataagcacaaatagtgtataaatctgtaactgtaccctcacggtgattctctaattaaaaataaataaatttaaaaaaaaaaaagaaattactcctggcagtgctcaggggaccatatgggatgctgggattcgaacccgggttggccgcgtgcaaggcaaacgccctacctgctgtgctatcactccagcccttgtcttCATTATTTCCTTTAATTTAAAATCTAGATGACTTTTTCtatcatctttaaaatattaagcacTATTTAATAAACATTGTACTATTTTTCACCGTCATTAGTAGTATGTTGATGCTAATTGTCAACATCTTTTTCTAATGTTAAGTTCTACACTTGCCAGGTCTTGGGATTAACAGATTGACTGAACTTAAAagcttctttctctatttttcttttaagtaaagtAGGACTGCACCATTCTCTTctagagaagagagaaattaaCTTTTTGTTCTTGCTACCAATCATTCTTGGAAACACCTCAAAGCAGAATAATTTTGGGTGTTTATACAATTATGTAATggctttatatattctggattaaaataaaagcacCCCCTCTGTTAAATGATACCGCATTCAGTCTTGGTTATTATAGGCTCTATAAAAAGGACATGGATGAAGAACACAAAAGATATCTATTTTTGATGATCTGAGTCATTAATATTTTGTCATacatttatgagatttttttgGAGAAGCTAATCAATTTGTcatcatctttaaatattttctgcattTGAATGGTTTAATTGATATTCAAGAACTTAAATTTTCTTGGACCATCTGCTTTAATGTTACATGTATCTATTTTATCATTCATATTTAATTCAGGACACTTTTTATGCAAGATACTTTTATTTGTAAACGATGACTCATATTATGCTTCTCTCCTCATTAATCTACTCTTTACTGTCATCTTCCAAGTACAAATCATCATACTTTTCCCACTGACCTTAAAGAGTACCCTGAGTTGTATGCATGATATATTTGCATTACTATCTTCCATTTTCCAAATGGCAGCAGAGTACTCTTTAACAACGTAGAAAGTTAGTATGTTGAGCTTTTGAGTAAAACCATTTCTTTCAGAGAATTTCTCTGAAAGGGTCTCATCATGCAGTTCTATAAGCCACAAACATGTGAAGTGATTATTGGTCACCACCATTTACTGACTATTCTATTTAACCAAACTGTATTGGTTCTCATCTTTTATTACTTAGCTTCTCTGTACAGAAGAAATGGTCATTACCAGTCACAATTCTGAGCTGGAACTGTTAAAAAATCTGGTTGACTCACTCTGCATTGCTGCAGTGAGCACTGTTAACTTTACTACAGATATATCTATGCTTACATATACAGCCTGCTTGGATGATATTAATTAACAATAAAaactcttacctttttttttgtggtggagtGTAGAGGGTGTTACTTGTTAGTCAACACCAGACTTGATGACATGAACTTTTTTGAATGAACCTGATTATGTGAGAAGGATATTTgcttgttatttaaatttttcctcaAAGATCAATATAGTAGTTGGTAAATTCATTTATTGATCCACTTCCCACAAATAGCTCAGTCTCATGACAACTCAAACCCTTCTTTAACTAATTTGAATGCTGAACAGTTTCAGTGAGGGGCTGCCATGTGTGGAATTCCAGGAATCTAATCCTAGAAAACACCTAAAATAGGGATAATTTTTCAGACAAGAATGAGTAAAATAGTAAAAGCATGTATCTACAGTCAAGAACTTTCTTTACTAAAAGAAGTGCATGTTAATTTTCTTGGCTATATATGGGTTTAATTGTGTCTCTTTTAAGGAATACTCTTAACTGAGATAAATGCCTGTCGAAATATTATGCCCAGTGCCTCACCAAAAGAGTTTAAGTTTACTCTGTATGCCTGACTGAAGTAAACTCAAAGAGAGCTACAGGTAAAACCCAATTCATGATTATTAAATACTATGAATAGTACATGTCCTTATTACCTGGATTAGCAAAGGAAATTTCAAAGTAAAGTGTCTCAGaagtctttttacattttttcttaggGAAGAGATATTATTTTTGGCAATATGCTATGCAAAGAGCAGAAAAGAAGCAGAACTGGTTGCAATAAGAAGGCTTGGTTGTGTTGGCTGATAAATGGAGGTACTATAAGCAGAGAACGGCAGGAATTAAGTCTTGTTTTTCTTGTCCTTGAGGATTCATTTACTTGCTTCTAAACAGAGAACAGTGTCAAGAGATACCTTCAGGTTCATTATTTATTTCCCGTGGGGCCTGacttaaattttgtctttttttctataCAGATAGAAATAATGCTATTTCCTTACTTTGAACCTCTCACTCTGGAGTGAAATGCTAAATATTAACAAGTCAATTGTTTGATCAGTTAATCTAACAATAGGTATATGTCTAACTCCAAAGTGGGCTTATCATATGATTAGTTAAAAACCTAcaaacccaaaatatataaaagttgtCTCAAGTATTAATAACTGATCTGATGTTCAACAGTACTATACTtcaacacctgggttcctctgccggttccttcatgtggagagtggccttgagcatggctgtggctgggttccagaggtcttcaactgacATTTCATTCATTGGCTTGATTTTTTTAAGGGTCGTGCACAGGTCTAACTCCTAGAAGTGTTTAAG
This region includes:
- the LOC101557975 gene encoding LOW QUALITY PROTEIN: olfactory receptor 11G2-like (The sequence of the model RefSeq protein was modified relative to this genomic sequence to represent the inferred CDS: inserted 1 base in 1 codon), whose amino-acid sequence is MKISNSSTITGFILLGFPCSKEGQILLFLLFLIIYLLTLMGNGAIICAVRWDQRLHTPMYILLANFSFLEIWYVTSTVPNMLANFLSDTKVISFSGCFLQFYFFFSLGSTECFFLAIMAFDRYLAICRPLHYPTIMTRRLCTNLVIGCWVFGFLWFLVPIILISQMSFCGSRIIDHFLCDPGPLLGLTCTRAPIIEMTSSTLSSLLLFIPFLFIMGSYALVLQAVLRVPSASGRXKAFSTCGSHLAVVSLFYGSVIVMYVSPTSEHDAGMQKIVTLFYSVVTPLINPVIYSLRNTDMKHAMNKLLGT